A genomic segment from Pseudomonas sessilinigenes encodes:
- a CDS encoding MarC family protein, whose translation MLHVLFSVYLKMLVLYSPFFVLSCFISLTRGYSLKERRRLAWKVALATLVSSVLLYLFGRVIFGVFGITVDAFRIGAGSVLFISALGMAQGKSAVQTDNVQQDVTIVPLTIPLTVGPGTIGALLVMGVSQPHWDDKLTAILSIALASLTVGVVLYLSNRIERILGDQGLQIVSRLMGLFVCALAAQIIFTGVRGYLVP comes from the coding sequence ATGCTCCACGTGCTGTTCAGCGTTTACCTGAAGATGCTGGTGCTCTACAGCCCCTTCTTCGTCCTCTCGTGCTTCATCAGCCTGACCCGTGGCTACTCCCTCAAGGAACGCCGGCGCCTGGCCTGGAAAGTCGCCCTGGCGACCCTGGTCTCCAGCGTGCTGCTGTACCTGTTCGGGCGGGTGATCTTCGGCGTGTTCGGCATCACCGTGGATGCGTTTCGCATCGGCGCGGGCTCGGTGCTGTTCATCTCCGCCCTGGGCATGGCCCAGGGCAAGTCGGCGGTGCAGACCGACAACGTGCAGCAAGACGTGACCATAGTCCCGCTGACCATTCCCCTGACGGTCGGCCCCGGCACCATCGGTGCCCTGCTGGTCATGGGCGTCAGCCAGCCGCACTGGGACGACAAGCTCACCGCCATCCTCAGTATCGCCCTGGCCAGCCTCACGGTGGGCGTGGTGCTGTACCTGTCCAACCGCATCGAGCGCATCCTCGGCGACCAGGGCCTGCAGATCGTCAGCCGGTTGATGGGCCTGTTCGTCTGTGCCCTGGCGGCGCAGATCATCTTCACCGGAGTGCGCGGCTACCTGGTGCCCTAG
- a CDS encoding hybrid sensor histidine kinase/response regulator, with protein MRWLRTALGFTVTLLTLLCLNPALAAQGSGWAVLLDDQGDLQLSDIRSPRYTNQFSPIELDKLTAAAPEGALWLRFKLQPGPHEQILRIFAPDLAHLNLYVLEGDTLIEQANSGFSQPQTQRPLPSSDFILALPQNAKPLDVYLRLVSEHELRPYITLQSAVMSAANQSQTLIYGVLFGCLTMLILHNLTRFAYTRSRSSLWLAICEGLLTLSLMLLLNLLGPWLPQWQALQTPGAYLALLLTAPAGMMFAYRFFAPLGTHPLNRLLLGNILLIALSGLLLLFVNTLPLNIITYALVALAGLSMLFVGGYHWHKGYRPARLFVAAMAIFNLGTLVILPALLGLTLVPPQGLIVTLMSVVCVAGLLMSVALGERQRNITENRFSVSRDLAASTAEVNAKAEFLAKISHEIRTPMNGVLGMTELLLGTPLSVKQRDYVQTIHSAGNELLTLINEILDISKLESGQIELDDVQFDLNALIEDCLSIFRAKAEQQNVELISFIQPQVPRVIGGDPTRLRQAMLSLLENALKKTDEGEVLIVVALDERSSKPRLRIAVQDSGQPMEAEEREALLHTELHSKNFLANTRLGGNLGLVIARQLILLMHGEFGIKSGNQQGSTLWLTLPLDAERLEQPTADLDGPLQGARVLVVDDNDTCRKVLVQQCSAWGLNVSAVPSGKEALALLRTKAHLKDYFDVVLLDQNMPGMTGMQLAAKIKEDPSLNHDILLIMLTGISNAPSKVIARNAGIKRILAKPVAGYTLKTTLADELSQRSRAPAAPYNLPLNPAPAPAAVTVPSDFRILVAEDNSISTKVIRGMLGKLNLQPDTASNGEEALQAMKANRYDLVLMDCEMPVLDGFSATQQLRAWEVGNQRVRTPVVALTAHILAEHKERARQAGMDGHMAKPVELSQLRELVEHWVTQRDLRERSTAHTS; from the coding sequence GTGCGCTGGCTCAGGACTGCCCTAGGCTTCACCGTCACATTGCTGACTCTGCTCTGCCTGAACCCGGCCCTGGCCGCGCAAGGCAGTGGCTGGGCAGTTCTGCTCGACGATCAGGGCGACCTGCAACTCAGTGACATCCGCTCCCCGCGCTACACCAACCAGTTCAGCCCCATCGAGCTGGACAAGCTCACCGCCGCCGCGCCAGAGGGTGCCCTGTGGCTACGCTTCAAGCTGCAACCCGGGCCCCATGAACAGATCCTGCGGATCTTCGCCCCTGACCTGGCCCATCTGAATCTCTACGTGCTCGAAGGCGACACGCTGATCGAGCAGGCCAACAGTGGCTTCAGCCAGCCGCAAACACAGAGGCCGTTGCCCAGCAGCGACTTCATCCTGGCGCTGCCACAAAACGCCAAGCCGCTGGATGTGTATCTGCGCCTGGTGTCCGAGCACGAACTGCGCCCCTACATCACCCTGCAGTCGGCCGTGATGAGCGCCGCCAACCAGAGCCAGACGCTGATCTATGGCGTGCTCTTCGGCTGCCTGACGATGCTGATCCTGCACAACCTCACGCGCTTCGCCTATACCCGCTCGCGCAGCAGCCTGTGGCTGGCGATCTGCGAAGGCCTGCTGACCCTCAGCCTGATGCTGTTGCTCAACCTGCTCGGCCCCTGGCTGCCGCAGTGGCAGGCCCTGCAGACGCCCGGGGCGTACCTGGCCCTGCTGCTGACCGCGCCGGCCGGCATGATGTTCGCCTATCGCTTCTTCGCCCCGCTGGGCACGCACCCGCTGAATCGCCTGCTGCTGGGCAATATCCTGCTGATCGCCCTGAGCGGCTTGTTGCTGCTGTTCGTCAACACCCTGCCGCTGAATATCATCACCTATGCCCTGGTGGCCCTGGCCGGCCTGAGCATGTTGTTCGTGGGCGGCTACCACTGGCACAAGGGGTATCGTCCGGCACGCCTGTTCGTTGCCGCCATGGCGATCTTCAACCTCGGCACCCTGGTGATCCTCCCTGCCCTGCTCGGCCTGACGCTGGTGCCGCCGCAAGGGTTGATTGTCACCCTGATGAGCGTGGTCTGCGTGGCCGGCCTGCTGATGAGCGTGGCCCTGGGCGAGCGCCAGCGCAACATCACCGAGAACCGCTTCAGCGTCAGTCGCGACCTGGCCGCCAGCACCGCCGAGGTCAACGCCAAGGCCGAGTTCCTGGCCAAGATCAGCCACGAGATTCGCACCCCGATGAATGGCGTGCTGGGCATGACCGAGCTGCTGCTGGGCACGCCGCTGTCGGTCAAGCAACGCGACTACGTGCAAACCATCCACAGTGCTGGCAACGAGCTGCTGACCCTGATCAACGAGATCCTCGACATCTCCAAACTCGAGTCCGGGCAGATCGAACTGGACGACGTGCAGTTCGACCTCAACGCCCTGATCGAAGACTGCCTGAGCATCTTCAGGGCCAAGGCCGAACAGCAGAATGTCGAGTTGATCAGCTTCATCCAGCCCCAGGTCCCGCGGGTCATCGGTGGCGATCCGACGCGACTGCGCCAGGCCATGCTGAGCCTTCTGGAAAACGCCCTGAAGAAGACCGACGAAGGCGAAGTCCTGATTGTCGTCGCCCTCGACGAGCGCAGCAGCAAACCGCGCCTGCGCATCGCCGTGCAAGACAGCGGCCAGCCCATGGAAGCCGAGGAACGCGAAGCCCTGCTGCACACCGAACTGCACAGCAAGAACTTCCTGGCCAACACCCGCCTGGGCGGCAACCTGGGCCTGGTGATCGCCCGCCAGCTGATCCTGCTGATGCATGGCGAATTCGGCATCAAGAGCGGCAACCAGCAGGGCAGCACCCTCTGGCTGACCCTGCCTCTGGATGCCGAGCGCCTGGAACAACCTACCGCCGACCTCGACGGCCCGCTGCAAGGGGCCCGGGTACTGGTGGTGGACGACAACGACACCTGCCGCAAGGTCCTGGTCCAGCAATGCAGCGCCTGGGGCCTGAACGTCAGCGCCGTGCCCTCCGGCAAGGAGGCGCTGGCCCTGCTGCGCACCAAGGCACACCTGAAGGATTATTTCGATGTGGTCCTGCTGGACCAGAACATGCCCGGCATGACCGGCATGCAACTGGCGGCGAAGATCAAGGAAGACCCGAGCCTGAACCACGACATCCTGCTGATCATGCTCACCGGTATCAGCAACGCGCCGAGCAAGGTGATCGCACGCAATGCCGGGATCAAGCGCATCCTCGCCAAGCCGGTGGCCGGCTATACCCTCAAGACCACCCTGGCCGACGAACTCAGCCAGCGCAGCAGGGCCCCGGCCGCGCCCTACAACCTGCCGCTCAACCCCGCTCCCGCCCCGGCCGCAGTGACCGTGCCCAGCGACTTCCGCATCCTGGTGGCCGAGGACAACAGCATCTCCACCAAGGTGATCCGCGGCATGCTCGGCAAACTCAACCTGCAGCCCGACACCGCCAGCAATGGCGAGGAAGCCCTGCAGGCGATGAAAGCCAATCGCTACGACCTGGTGCTGATGGACTGCGAGATGCCGGTGCTCGACGGGTTCTCCGCCACCCAGCAACTGCGGGCCTGGGAAGTGGGTAACCAGCGAGTGCGCACGCCGGTGGTGGCCCTGACCGCCCACATCCTGGCCGAGCACAAGGAGCGCGCGCGCCAGGCCGGCATGGACGGGCACATGGCCAAGCCGGTGGAGCTGTCGCAACTGCGCGAACTGGTGGAACACTGGGTCACCCAACGCGACTTGCGCGAACGCAGCACCGCGCACACCAGCTGA
- the purD gene encoding phosphoribosylamine--glycine ligase: MNILIIGSGGREHALAWKVAQDPRVEKVFVAPGNAGTAIEAKCENVAIDVLALEQLADFAEKNVALTIVGPEVPLVAGVVDLFRARGLDCFGPTQGAAQLEGSKAFTKDFLARHKIPTADYQNFTEIEPALAYLQEKGAPIVIKADGLAAGKGVIVAMTLAEAEEAVRDMLAGNAFGDAGSRVVIEEFLDGEEASFIVMVDGKNVLPMATSQDHKRVGDGDTGPNTGGMGAYSPAPVVTADVHQRVMDQVIWPTVRGMAEEGNVYTGFLYAGLMIDKAGNPKVIEFNCRFGDPETQPVMLRLQSSLVLLVEAALAQALDKVEAQWDPRPSLGIVLAAGGYPGDYAKGAAISGLDAAAALEGKVFHAGTALKDGQIVTAGGRVLCATAMGASVDEAQQQAYRLAAQIDWQGCFYRKDIGYRAIARERGQE, encoded by the coding sequence TTGAACATTTTGATCATTGGTAGCGGCGGTCGTGAACACGCCCTGGCCTGGAAAGTCGCTCAGGACCCACGGGTCGAAAAAGTATTCGTCGCTCCCGGCAACGCCGGTACCGCCATCGAGGCCAAGTGCGAGAACGTGGCCATCGACGTGCTGGCCCTGGAGCAGCTCGCCGACTTCGCCGAGAAGAACGTTGCCCTGACCATCGTCGGTCCGGAAGTCCCGCTGGTGGCCGGTGTGGTCGATCTGTTCCGTGCCCGTGGCCTGGACTGCTTCGGCCCGACCCAGGGTGCCGCCCAGCTGGAAGGCTCGAAGGCCTTCACCAAGGACTTCCTGGCCCGCCACAAGATCCCTACCGCCGACTACCAGAACTTCACCGAGATCGAGCCGGCCCTGGCCTACCTGCAGGAAAAAGGCGCGCCGATCGTGATCAAGGCCGACGGCCTGGCCGCCGGCAAGGGCGTGATCGTCGCCATGACCCTGGCCGAGGCCGAGGAAGCCGTGCGTGACATGCTCGCCGGCAATGCCTTCGGCGACGCCGGTTCGCGCGTGGTGATCGAAGAGTTCCTCGATGGCGAGGAAGCCAGCTTCATCGTCATGGTCGACGGCAAGAACGTGCTGCCCATGGCCACCAGCCAGGACCACAAGCGCGTGGGCGACGGCGATACTGGCCCGAATACTGGTGGCATGGGCGCTTACTCGCCTGCACCGGTGGTCACCGCCGACGTGCACCAACGCGTGATGGACCAGGTCATCTGGCCGACCGTGCGCGGCATGGCCGAGGAAGGCAACGTCTATACCGGTTTCCTCTACGCGGGCCTGATGATCGACAAGGCCGGCAACCCGAAAGTCATCGAGTTCAACTGCCGTTTCGGCGACCCGGAAACCCAACCCGTCATGCTGCGCCTGCAGTCGAGCCTGGTCCTGCTGGTAGAAGCGGCCCTGGCCCAGGCCCTGGACAAGGTCGAAGCACAATGGGACCCACGCCCGAGCCTGGGTATCGTCCTGGCGGCCGGCGGCTATCCTGGTGACTATGCCAAGGGCGCGGCCATCAGCGGCCTGGACGCAGCCGCCGCACTGGAAGGCAAGGTCTTCCACGCGGGCACTGCACTCAAGGACGGCCAGATCGTGACCGCAGGCGGCCGCGTACTGTGCGCCACCGCCATGGGTGCCAGTGTCGATGAGGCACAGCAGCAAGCCTATCGCCTGGCCGCCCAGATCGACTGGCAGGGTTGCTTCTACCGCAAGGACATCGGCTACCGTGCCATTGCCCGCGAGCGCGGCCAGGAGTAA
- the purH gene encoding bifunctional phosphoribosylaminoimidazolecarboxamide formyltransferase/IMP cyclohydrolase — protein sequence MTDQTTRLPIRRALISVSDKTGILEFAKELEALGVEILSTGGTFKLLRDNGVSAVEVADYTGFAEMMDGRVKTLHPKIHGGILGRRGIDDAIMGEHGIKPIDLVAVNLYPFKETISKPGCDLPTAIENIDIGGPTMVRSAAKNHKDVAIVVNASDYADVLKNLKAGGLTYAQRFDLMLKAFEHTAAYDGMIANYMGTIDQTRDNLSTEGRSEFPRTFNSQFAKAQEMRYGENPHQSAAFYVEAQKGEASISTAFQLQGKELSFNNVADTDAALECVKSFVKPACVIVKHANPCGVAVVPEDEGGIRKAYDLAYATDTESAFGGIIAFNRELDAETAKAIVERQFVEVIIAPSVSEAARAIVAAKANVRLLACGQWSQDRAAAWDFKRVNGGLLVQSRDIGMITADDLKIVTQRAPTEQEVHDLVFAWKVAKFVKSNAIVYAKNRQTIGVGAGQMSRVNSARIAAIKAEHAGLQVQGAVMASDAFFPFRDGIDNAAKVGIRAVIQPGGSMRDAEVIAAADEAGIAMVFTGMRHFRH from the coding sequence ATGACCGACCAGACTACCCGCCTGCCGATCCGCCGCGCCTTGATCAGTGTTTCCGACAAGACCGGGATCCTCGAATTCGCCAAGGAGCTGGAAGCCCTCGGCGTGGAGATCCTCTCCACCGGCGGGACCTTCAAGCTGCTGCGGGACAATGGCGTGTCCGCAGTGGAAGTCGCGGATTACACCGGTTTCGCGGAAATGATGGACGGCCGGGTCAAGACCCTGCACCCGAAAATCCACGGCGGCATCCTCGGCCGTCGCGGTATCGACGATGCCATCATGGGCGAGCACGGGATCAAGCCCATCGACCTGGTGGCGGTCAACCTCTACCCCTTCAAAGAAACCATCTCCAAGCCCGGCTGCGACCTGCCGACCGCGATCGAGAACATCGACATCGGCGGCCCGACCATGGTCCGTTCGGCCGCCAAGAACCACAAGGACGTGGCCATCGTGGTCAACGCCAGCGACTACGCCGACGTCCTGAAGAACCTCAAGGCCGGCGGCCTGACCTACGCCCAGCGCTTCGACCTGATGCTCAAGGCCTTCGAGCACACGGCAGCCTACGACGGCATGATCGCCAACTACATGGGCACCATCGACCAGACCCGGGACAACCTGTCTACTGAAGGGCGCAGCGAGTTCCCACGCACCTTCAACAGCCAGTTCGCCAAGGCCCAGGAAATGCGCTACGGCGAGAACCCGCACCAGAGCGCGGCATTCTATGTCGAGGCGCAGAAAGGCGAAGCCAGCATTTCCACCGCCTTCCAGCTGCAAGGCAAGGAGCTGTCATTCAACAACGTGGCCGACACCGATGCTGCCCTTGAGTGCGTGAAGAGCTTCGTCAAGCCAGCCTGCGTCATCGTCAAGCACGCCAACCCATGTGGCGTGGCCGTGGTCCCTGAAGACGAAGGCGGTATCCGCAAGGCCTACGACCTGGCCTATGCCACCGATACCGAATCGGCCTTCGGCGGCATCATCGCCTTCAACCGCGAGCTGGATGCCGAAACCGCAAAAGCCATCGTCGAGCGCCAGTTCGTCGAAGTGATCATCGCTCCCAGCGTCAGCGAAGCGGCCCGCGCCATCGTCGCAGCCAAGGCCAATGTGCGCCTGCTGGCCTGTGGACAATGGTCGCAGGACCGGGCTGCGGCCTGGGACTTCAAGCGCGTCAACGGCGGCCTGCTGGTACAGAGCCGCGATATCGGCATGATCACTGCCGATGACCTGAAGATCGTCACCCAGCGTGCCCCGACCGAACAGGAAGTCCACGACCTGGTGTTCGCCTGGAAAGTGGCCAAGTTCGTCAAGTCCAACGCCATCGTCTATGCCAAGAACCGCCAGACCATCGGTGTCGGCGCCGGCCAGATGAGCCGCGTCAACTCCGCCCGCATCGCCGCCATCAAGGCCGAGCACGCCGGCCTGCAAGTGCAAGGCGCGGTCATGGCTTCCGACGCCTTCTTCCCGTTCCGCGACGGCATCGACAATGCCGCCAAGGTCGGTATCCGGGCCGTGATCCAGCCTGGCGGCTCGATGCGTGACGCCGAAGTGATCGCCGCGGCCGACGAAGCCGGCATCGCGATGGTATTCACCGGCATGCGCCACTTCCGTCACTAA
- the fis gene encoding DNA-binding transcriptional regulator Fis — MTMMTETLVSGTTPVSDNVNLKQHLNTPSEEGQTLRGSVEKALHNYFAHLEGAAVTDVYNLVLSEVEAPLLESVMNYVKGNQTKASELLGLNRGTLRKKLKQYDLL; from the coding sequence ATGACGATGATGACCGAGACTTTAGTGAGTGGAACAACACCCGTGAGCGACAACGTGAATTTGAAACAGCACCTCAATACCCCCAGCGAAGAAGGCCAGACCCTTCGCGGGAGTGTCGAGAAGGCGCTGCACAATTATTTCGCCCACCTTGAGGGCGCTGCCGTCACGGACGTGTACAACCTGGTGCTCTCCGAAGTCGAGGCCCCGTTGCTCGAAAGCGTGATGAACTACGTCAAGGGCAACCAGACCAAGGCCAGCGAACTCCTGGGTCTGAACCGCGGAACCCTGCGCAAGAAACTCAAGCAGTACGATTTGTTGTAA
- the dusB gene encoding tRNA dihydrouridine synthase DusB has product MSAVRIGPYTLQNGLVLAPMAGVTDQPFRQLCKQLGAGLVVSEMVTSDMSLWNSRKSRLRMIHEGDPEPRSVQIAGGDAQMLADAARANVELGAQIIDINMGCPAKKVCNKAAGSALLKDEVLVNEILQAVVAAVDVPVTLKIRTGWDRQNKNGLTVAKIAEQAGITALAVHGRTRADLYTGEAEYDTIAAIKQAVSIPVFANGDIDSPEKARQVLHATGVDGLLIGRAAQGRPWIFREIEHFLRTGETLPALELFEVERILLEHLAALHAFYGDVMGVRIARKHVGWYLATLPGAREFRAHFNRLEDTEAQCANVREFFAGRYKSLETGDGEGVAA; this is encoded by the coding sequence ATGTCGGCGGTACGCATCGGCCCATACACACTGCAAAACGGCTTGGTTCTCGCCCCGATGGCGGGGGTTACCGACCAGCCCTTTCGTCAGCTTTGCAAGCAATTGGGTGCCGGCCTTGTAGTCTCGGAAATGGTCACCAGCGACATGAGCTTGTGGAACAGCCGCAAATCGCGGTTGCGCATGATCCACGAAGGCGATCCCGAGCCACGCTCGGTACAGATTGCCGGTGGCGATGCACAGATGCTGGCAGACGCCGCCCGCGCCAACGTCGAGTTGGGCGCACAGATTATTGATATCAACATGGGTTGCCCGGCGAAGAAGGTCTGCAACAAGGCCGCCGGCTCCGCGTTGCTGAAAGACGAAGTCCTGGTCAACGAGATTCTCCAGGCGGTGGTGGCCGCGGTGGACGTACCGGTCACCCTGAAGATCCGTACCGGCTGGGACCGGCAGAACAAGAATGGCCTGACGGTGGCGAAGATCGCCGAACAGGCTGGCATCACGGCACTGGCGGTCCATGGTCGGACCCGCGCCGACTTGTACACCGGCGAGGCCGAGTACGACACCATCGCCGCGATCAAGCAGGCGGTGTCGATTCCGGTCTTTGCCAACGGCGATATCGACTCGCCCGAAAAGGCCCGGCAGGTGTTGCATGCCACCGGAGTCGACGGGCTGTTGATCGGCCGGGCCGCCCAGGGGCGGCCATGGATTTTTCGTGAGATCGAGCATTTCCTGCGTACCGGTGAAACCCTCCCGGCACTGGAGCTGTTCGAGGTTGAACGTATTCTGCTGGAGCACCTGGCCGCGCTGCATGCCTTCTATGGGGATGTCATGGGCGTACGCATTGCGCGCAAGCATGTGGGCTGGTATCTCGCAACCCTGCCGGGCGCCAGGGAGTTTCGCGCCCACTTCAATCGTTTGGAAGATACGGAAGCACAGTGCGCCAACGTCCGTGAGTTCTTCGCCGGACGTTACAAGAGCCTGGAAACAGGGGACGGAGAGGGGGTGGCCGCATGA
- a CDS encoding DUF3426 domain-containing protein has protein sequence MTDSFVTQCPHCQTRFRVSHAQLSVARGVVRCGSCLQVFNAARQLLEQRAAKEGTVPKPVAKPAAEPTPKPAPAPAPAPAPAPAPVEPKLQPPPPEPAPAQRAISQKQWSAAEMDLDHLDLDEELAKLEQREIQPAKAFGREHAPREDGLTARRDPQDADEGNWPGGLFASAAEHDEPDSISLKSTDDSDVEPPRSSRTEPSLSFNLADLDDEPQHPRLLPDDEPEPVAPVATNHSDSDDQAPTATAGKKRRERNEPGVQDDVLLDLEDDPLHLDWQKRRSPWGRRLLWLLLILLAAGGLVAQYIAYHFDELARQDQYRPWFQQLCPEFGCTVPSRVDIDRIKSSNLVVRSHPEFSGALVVDAIIYNRAPFSQPFPLLELRFADLNGHLIASRSFKPGEYLGGDLQDAAEMPPQTPIHIALDILDPGPKAVNYSLSFHSPE, from the coding sequence ATGACCGACAGTTTCGTCACCCAGTGCCCGCATTGCCAAACCAGGTTCCGTGTCAGCCATGCTCAGTTGAGCGTGGCTCGCGGGGTAGTGCGTTGCGGATCTTGCCTGCAAGTGTTCAACGCCGCACGCCAGCTGCTTGAGCAACGCGCAGCCAAGGAAGGCACGGTGCCCAAGCCCGTCGCCAAGCCGGCAGCCGAACCGACTCCGAAACCGGCACCGGCACCGGCACCGGCACCGGCACCGGCACCGGCACCAGTGGAACCGAAACTGCAACCACCGCCACCGGAGCCCGCACCGGCACAACGCGCCATCAGCCAGAAACAGTGGTCGGCCGCGGAAATGGACCTGGACCACCTGGACCTCGACGAGGAACTGGCCAAGCTCGAACAACGCGAGATCCAGCCTGCCAAGGCATTCGGTCGTGAGCACGCCCCCAGGGAAGATGGCCTCACCGCACGGCGCGACCCCCAGGACGCCGATGAGGGCAACTGGCCCGGCGGCCTGTTCGCCAGCGCCGCCGAGCACGATGAACCTGACTCCATCAGCCTCAAGTCCACGGACGATAGCGACGTCGAGCCACCGCGCTCCAGCCGCACCGAACCTTCGTTGTCCTTCAACCTGGCGGACCTGGACGACGAGCCCCAGCACCCGAGGCTGCTCCCGGATGATGAGCCGGAGCCGGTTGCACCTGTGGCCACCAACCATTCCGACTCCGACGACCAAGCGCCCACGGCGACCGCCGGCAAGAAGCGCCGCGAGCGCAATGAGCCCGGAGTCCAGGACGACGTCCTGCTGGATCTGGAAGACGACCCGCTCCATCTCGACTGGCAAAAACGTCGCTCACCCTGGGGACGTCGCCTGCTCTGGCTGCTACTGATCCTGCTGGCTGCAGGCGGCCTGGTAGCCCAGTACATCGCCTATCACTTCGACGAACTGGCACGCCAGGACCAGTACCGCCCCTGGTTCCAGCAACTGTGTCCGGAATTCGGATGTACGGTGCCATCGCGCGTCGACATCGACCGGATCAAGAGCAGCAACCTGGTGGTGCGCAGCCACCCGGAGTTCAGCGGAGCCCTGGTGGTGGACGCCATCATCTACAACCGAGCGCCCTTCTCCCAGCCCTTCCCGCTGCTGGAACTACGCTTCGCCGACCTCAACGGCCACCTGATCGCCAGTCGCAGCTTCAAGCCCGGGGAATACCTGGGCGGCGACTTGCAAGACGCTGCGGAAATGCCACCGCAGACCCCGATTCACATCGCCCTCGATATTCTCGACCCAGGACCCAAAGCCGTGAACTACAGTCTGAGTTTCCACTCACCCGAGTGA
- the prmA gene encoding 50S ribosomal protein L11 methyltransferase, with amino-acid sequence MPWLQVRLAITPQQAETYEDALLEVGAVSVTFMDAEDQPIFEPELNTTPLWSHTHLLALFEGGTEAASVLAHLQLLTGSPLPEHHSEVIEDQDWERSWMDNFQPMRFGRRLWIVPSWHDAPEPDAVNLLLDPGLAFGTGTHPTTALCLEWLDSQDLSDCNVLDFGCGSGILAIAALLLGAKQAVGTDIDVQALEASRDNAGRNHIAEELFPLYLPEQLPPQQADVLVANILAGPLVALAPQLSSLVKPGGRLALSGILAEQGEEVAAAYAQDFDLDPIATLDGWVRITGRRR; translated from the coding sequence ATGCCCTGGTTACAAGTCCGTCTCGCCATCACCCCGCAACAGGCCGAGACCTACGAAGACGCGCTGCTGGAAGTCGGCGCCGTGTCGGTGACCTTCATGGACGCCGAAGACCAACCGATCTTCGAGCCTGAATTGAACACCACCCCGCTGTGGTCCCATACCCATCTGCTGGCGCTGTTCGAGGGCGGCACCGAAGCCGCCAGCGTCCTGGCCCACCTCCAATTGCTGACGGGTAGCCCGCTACCGGAGCATCACAGCGAAGTCATCGAGGACCAGGACTGGGAACGCAGCTGGATGGACAACTTCCAGCCGATGCGCTTCGGCCGACGCCTGTGGATCGTTCCCAGCTGGCACGACGCCCCGGAGCCGGACGCGGTCAACCTGCTGCTGGACCCGGGCCTGGCCTTCGGCACCGGCACCCACCCGACCACCGCCCTGTGCCTGGAGTGGCTGGACAGCCAGGATCTGAGCGACTGCAACGTGCTGGACTTCGGTTGCGGCTCGGGAATCCTGGCCATCGCCGCCCTGCTGCTGGGCGCCAAGCAGGCCGTGGGCACCGATATCGATGTCCAGGCCCTGGAAGCCTCCCGCGACAACGCCGGGCGTAACCACATCGCCGAGGAGCTGTTCCCGCTGTACCTGCCGGAACAACTGCCGCCACAACAGGCCGATGTGCTGGTGGCCAACATCCTTGCCGGCCCGCTGGTTGCCCTGGCTCCGCAACTGTCGAGCCTGGTAAAGCCCGGGGGACGCCTGGCACTCTCCGGGATCCTCGCTGAACAAGGTGAGGAAGTGGCCGCCGCCTACGCCCAGGACTTCGATCTGGACCCGATTGCCACCCTCGACGGCTGGGTGCGCATCACCGGCCGTCGGCGCTAG
- a CDS encoding EI24 domain-containing protein has product MTLKTRCQGITRACGEALTCLALALRSSLRPGILLRSSLLCLIVFGLWTWAFYSNFQLISIVSGAISLFVVYGAAVIGFVPGISGSGGASVAGMGAIAPALATLLIYAGLLAVAVIVALYTGMIILSIRLMLRWVLMGSLRQRALRQYPHLQGRTPAPGNMLRGARYYLMPWLSLGLGPLLCLLIPFVNGMLLMLLLAYLNVRFLTAPALAGLASGEEQLQAIRQQRGAMAAFGLLIFVIALVPVLNLLVPALLGAGTCHLAYRGLERTPSPAGAACVPQVSLPPL; this is encoded by the coding sequence ATGACATTGAAAACCCGCTGCCAGGGCATTACCCGAGCCTGCGGCGAGGCATTGACCTGCCTGGCCCTGGCCCTGCGTTCCAGCCTGCGCCCTGGCATCCTGCTGCGCTCCAGCCTGCTCTGCCTGATTGTATTCGGGCTGTGGACCTGGGCGTTCTACAGCAACTTCCAGCTCATCAGCATCGTCTCCGGCGCGATCTCCCTGTTCGTCGTCTACGGCGCGGCCGTCATCGGCTTCGTTCCCGGCATCAGCGGTAGCGGCGGAGCCAGCGTTGCCGGCATGGGCGCCATCGCCCCGGCACTGGCCACCCTGCTGATCTATGCAGGCCTGCTGGCCGTCGCAGTCATAGTCGCCCTCTACACCGGCATGATCATCCTGAGCATCCGCCTGATGCTGCGCTGGGTGCTGATGGGCAGCCTGCGCCAACGAGCCTTGCGCCAGTATCCGCACCTGCAGGGCCGTACCCCGGCCCCCGGGAACATGCTGCGAGGTGCCCGCTACTACCTGATGCCCTGGCTGAGCCTGGGCCTGGGCCCACTGCTATGCCTGCTGATCCCGTTCGTGAACGGGATGCTGCTGATGCTCCTGCTGGCCTATCTCAATGTACGTTTTCTCACCGCGCCGGCCCTGGCCGGACTGGCCAGCGGCGAGGAACAGTTGCAAGCCATCCGGCAGCAACGTGGCGCCATGGCCGCCTTCGGACTGCTAATCTTCGTGATTGCGCTGGTACCGGTGCTCAACCTGCTGGTGCCGGCCCTGCTGGGGGCGGGTACTTGTCATCTCGCCTATCGCGGCCTGGAACGTACGCCAAGCCCGGCTGGCGCGGCCTGTGTACCTCAAGTAAGCTTGCCGCCCCTATAA